A single Klebsiella variicola DNA region contains:
- the kpnE gene encoding multidrug efflux SMR transporter subunit KpnE, with amino-acid sequence MFYWVLLALAIVAEITGTLSMKWASVSGGHTGFILMLAMIALSYIFLAFAVKKIALGVAYALWEGIGILLITVFSVLLFDESLSPLKIAGLTTLVVGIVLIKSGTQKKASSKQEVAHAAV; translated from the coding sequence ATGTTTTATTGGGTTTTATTAGCTTTAGCTATTGTTGCTGAAATTACCGGCACCTTGTCGATGAAATGGGCGAGCGTGAGCGGTGGTCATACCGGTTTTATTTTAATGCTGGCCATGATTGCTCTGTCATATATTTTTCTTGCCTTTGCGGTTAAAAAAATTGCCCTGGGTGTGGCCTACGCGCTATGGGAAGGGATCGGCATTTTGCTGATTACCGTGTTTAGCGTGCTGTTGTTTGATGAAAGCCTGTCGCCGCTGAAGATCGCCGGCCTGACCACCCTGGTGGTGGGGATCGTCTTAATTAAGTCCGGCACCCAGAAAAAAGCGTCGTCAAAGCAGGAGGTGGCCCATGCAGCAGTTTGA
- a CDS encoding carboxypeptidase M32, whose amino-acid sequence MTENTPYQQLTRTFQRLSRFSHLSAIAGWDMFAMMPPGGSAARSEALAELGVLQHQILTDKKVGQWLQEARQQDLNDVEQANLREMQRQYDQAALLPESLVEAKSLAGSRCEHAWRSQRPANDWAGFADNLREVVKLSRQEAQIRADARGGSRYDALLDIFEPDMTSARLDSLFADLKSWLPSLLRQAVAKQATQTLLAPQGPFPIAAQRELGLQAMRILGFDFDGGRLDISAHPFCGGVPQDVRITTRYNENDLLSALFGVIHETGHARYEQNLPRPWVDQPVGLARSTAIHESQSLFFEMQLGRSEPFLNRLLPAVRERFGDQPAFSSDNFVAWNQRVKPGFIRVDADEVSYPAHVILRYEIERALIDGEIEVDDIPALWDEKMQHWLGLSTTGNYRDGCMQDIHWTDGGFGYFPSYTLGAMYAAQLMAAARRALPTLDRDIAEGDFSALFDWLRQNIWQHGSRFSTSQLIQQATGEDLNSRYFREHLTARYL is encoded by the coding sequence ATGACTGAAAATACGCCTTATCAGCAGCTTACTCGTACCTTTCAGCGCCTGTCGCGCTTTTCGCATCTCTCCGCCATCGCTGGCTGGGATATGTTTGCGATGATGCCCCCAGGTGGCAGCGCCGCCCGGAGCGAAGCGCTGGCGGAGCTCGGCGTGCTGCAGCATCAGATCCTGACCGATAAAAAAGTGGGCCAATGGCTGCAGGAGGCCCGCCAGCAGGACCTCAACGACGTCGAGCAGGCCAATCTGCGGGAGATGCAGCGTCAGTACGATCAGGCCGCGCTGTTACCGGAGAGCCTGGTGGAGGCAAAATCCCTTGCTGGCAGCCGCTGTGAGCATGCCTGGCGCAGCCAGCGTCCCGCTAACGACTGGGCTGGCTTTGCCGACAATCTTCGCGAGGTGGTCAAGCTGAGCCGTCAGGAAGCGCAGATCCGCGCCGATGCCAGAGGCGGCTCACGCTACGACGCGCTGCTCGATATTTTCGAACCAGATATGACCAGCGCCCGGCTGGATAGCCTGTTTGCCGACCTCAAGTCCTGGCTGCCTTCCCTGCTGCGGCAAGCGGTCGCTAAGCAAGCGACGCAGACATTACTCGCCCCGCAGGGGCCTTTCCCGATTGCCGCTCAGCGCGAGCTGGGCCTGCAGGCCATGCGCATCCTCGGCTTTGACTTCGACGGCGGGCGCCTCGACATCAGCGCTCACCCGTTCTGCGGCGGCGTCCCCCAGGATGTGCGCATCACCACCCGCTACAACGAAAACGACCTGCTCAGCGCCCTGTTCGGCGTGATCCACGAAACCGGCCACGCCCGCTATGAACAGAATCTGCCTCGCCCGTGGGTCGACCAGCCGGTAGGACTCGCTCGCTCCACCGCTATCCACGAGTCGCAGAGCCTGTTTTTTGAAATGCAGCTGGGACGTAGCGAGCCTTTCCTCAACCGCCTGTTACCGGCGGTGCGTGAGCGTTTTGGCGATCAACCAGCCTTTAGCAGCGACAACTTTGTCGCCTGGAATCAGCGGGTGAAACCGGGCTTTATTCGCGTCGATGCCGATGAGGTCAGCTACCCGGCGCATGTGATCCTGCGTTATGAAATTGAACGCGCGCTGATTGACGGCGAGATTGAAGTAGATGATATCCCGGCGCTGTGGGACGAGAAGATGCAGCACTGGCTGGGGCTGTCGACCACCGGCAACTACCGGGACGGCTGCATGCAGGATATTCACTGGACCGACGGCGGATTCGGCTATTTCCCTTCCTATACGCTGGGTGCGATGTATGCCGCCCAGCTGATGGCCGCCGCCCGGCGCGCGCTGCCGACGTTAGACCGCGATATTGCGGAGGGCGATTTCAGCGCCCTGTTCGACTGGCTGCGGCAGAATATCTGGCAGCATGGCAGCCGCTTCTCCACCTCGCAGCTGATCCAGCAGGCCACCGGCGAGGATCTCAACAGCCGCTACTTCCGCGAACACCTTACCGCCCGCTATCTGTGA
- a CDS encoding KPN_01571 family protein, producing the protein MNPFTWLFIALLSVDAVRELMGLSSIMGMW; encoded by the coding sequence ATGAATCCGTTCACCTGGCTGTTTATTGCACTGCTGTCCGTTGATGCCGTCAGAGAGTTGATGGGCTTGTCTTCCATTATGGGCATGTGGTGA
- the asr gene encoding acid resistance repetitive basic protein Asr, which yields MKKVLALVVAAAMGLSSAAFAADAVSTTQAPAATHSTAAKTTHHKKHHKAAAKPAAEQKAQAAKKHKKAEAKPAAAQKAQAAKKHKKVEAKPAAPQKAQAAKKHHKAAAKPVAQKAQAAKKHHKTTKHQAAKPAAQPAA from the coding sequence ATGAAAAAAGTATTAGCTCTGGTCGTTGCCGCTGCTATGGGTCTCTCTTCTGCCGCTTTCGCTGCTGACGCAGTAAGCACCACTCAGGCACCGGCTGCTACCCACAGCACTGCTGCCAAGACCACCCATCACAAAAAACACCACAAAGCCGCGGCAAAACCAGCTGCAGAGCAGAAAGCTCAGGCTGCCAAAAAACACAAAAAAGCAGAAGCTAAACCAGCCGCTGCCCAGAAAGCCCAGGCCGCTAAAAAACACAAAAAAGTAGAAGCTAAACCCGCTGCTCCGCAGAAAGCTCAGGCGGCTAAAAAGCACCACAAAGCTGCGGCTAAACCGGTAGCACAGAAAGCGCAGGCTGCAAAAAAACACCACAAAACCACTAAACACCAGGCCGCTAAACCTGCTGCACAGCCGGCAGCATAA
- the kpnF gene encoding multidrug efflux SMR transporter subunit KpnF translates to MQQFEWIHAAWLAVAIVLEIIANVFLKFSDGFRRKVYGILSLAAVLGAFSALSQAVKGIDLSVAYALWGGFGIAATIAAGWVLFGQRLNNKGWAGLILLVAGMVLIKLA, encoded by the coding sequence ATGCAGCAGTTTGAGTGGATCCACGCCGCGTGGCTGGCCGTCGCCATCGTGCTTGAAATCATTGCCAACGTCTTTTTGAAGTTTTCCGATGGCTTCCGCCGCAAAGTCTACGGCATCCTGTCCCTGGCGGCGGTGCTGGGCGCGTTCAGCGCCCTGTCGCAGGCGGTTAAAGGGATCGATCTCTCGGTCGCCTATGCGCTGTGGGGCGGCTTCGGTATCGCGGCGACCATCGCCGCCGGCTGGGTGCTGTTTGGTCAGCGCCTGAATAACAAAGGCTGGGCGGGGCTCATCCTGCTGGTGGCCGGCATGGTGTTAATTAAACTCGCCTGA
- a CDS encoding MFS transporter, translated as MSRTTTVDTVPAGEVSVAGASRPDQFIKRGTPQFMRVTLALFSAGLATFALLYCVQPILPVLSNEFGVSPASSSISLSISTAMLAVGLLFTGPLSDAIGRKPVMVTALLLAACCSLLSTMMTSWHGILIMRALIGLSLSGVAAVGMTYLSEEIHPSFVAFSMGLYISGNSIGGMSGRLLTGVFTDFFGWRVALAVISGFALAAAIMFWRILPESRHFRSTSLRPKNLLINFRLHWRDRGLPLLFVEGFLLMGAFVTLFNYIGYRLMMSPWSLSQAVVGLLSVAYLTGTWSSPKAGAMTVRFGRGPVMLGFTAVMLCGLLLTLFSSLWLIFIGMLLFSAGFFAAHSVASSWIGPRARRARGQASSLYLFSYYLGSSLAGTLGGVFWHHYGWNGVGGFIALLLLAALLTGTCLHQRLK; from the coding sequence GTGAGTCGTACAACAACCGTTGACACCGTGCCGGCGGGCGAGGTCAGCGTCGCTGGTGCATCCCGCCCGGATCAGTTTATTAAGCGCGGCACCCCGCAATTTATGCGCGTCACCCTCGCGCTGTTCTCCGCCGGTTTGGCCACTTTTGCTCTGCTCTACTGCGTGCAACCGATCCTGCCGGTGCTGTCGAACGAGTTCGGCGTCTCCCCGGCCAGCAGCAGTATTTCACTCTCCATTTCCACGGCGATGCTTGCGGTGGGCCTGTTGTTTACCGGCCCGCTATCCGACGCCATCGGGCGCAAGCCGGTGATGGTCACCGCCCTGCTGCTGGCCGCCTGCTGCTCGCTGCTGTCGACCATGATGACCAGCTGGCACGGCATCCTCATTATGCGTGCCCTGATCGGCCTGTCGCTGAGCGGCGTGGCGGCGGTCGGCATGACCTACCTGAGTGAGGAGATCCACCCCAGTTTCGTCGCCTTTTCGATGGGGTTATATATCAGCGGCAACTCCATCGGCGGCATGAGCGGCCGCTTGCTGACCGGGGTCTTTACCGATTTCTTCGGCTGGCGCGTGGCGCTGGCGGTGATCAGTGGCTTCGCGCTGGCCGCGGCCATCATGTTCTGGCGCATTCTGCCCGAGTCGCGCCATTTCCGCTCGACCTCGCTGCGACCGAAAAACTTGCTGATCAACTTTCGTCTGCACTGGCGCGACCGCGGTCTGCCGCTGCTGTTCGTCGAAGGTTTTCTGCTGATGGGCGCTTTTGTCACCCTGTTTAACTATATTGGCTACCGGCTGATGATGTCGCCATGGTCGCTAAGCCAGGCGGTGGTAGGCCTGCTGTCGGTAGCTTATCTCACCGGGACCTGGAGTTCACCGAAGGCAGGGGCCATGACCGTACGCTTTGGCCGCGGACCGGTGATGCTCGGCTTTACTGCTGTCATGCTCTGCGGCCTGCTGCTGACGCTCTTTTCTTCCCTGTGGCTTATTTTCATCGGTATGCTGCTGTTTTCCGCTGGCTTCTTCGCCGCGCATTCCGTCGCCAGCAGCTGGATTGGCCCACGCGCCCGCCGCGCCCGCGGTCAGGCGTCATCGCTGTATCTGTTCAGCTATTATTTGGGTTCAAGTCTTGCCGGGACGTTAGGCGGGGTATTCTGGCATCACTACGGCTGGAACGGCGTCGGTGGGTTTATCGCGCTGCTGCTCCTTGCCGCGCTGTTGACCGGCACCTGCTTACATCAACGACTGAAATAG
- a CDS encoding trypsin-like serine peptidase gives MRRDVLLLLCSFYLLPLGAHADDSGLSAKDIKTLFFGHDDRKAVSHPEESPWDAIGQLETASGNLCTATLISPHLALTAGHCLLTPPRGKPDKAVALRFISRKGGWVYEIHGIEGRVDPALGKRLKADGDGWIVPSAAAPSDFGLIVLRYAPSGITPIPLFPGSKADLTAALKAADRKVTQSGYPEDHLDNLYSHQDCIVTGWAQNSVLSHQCDTLPGDSGSPLLLKTEDGWQVIAVQSSAPGPQDRWRADNRAISVTGFRDKLEALAGE, from the coding sequence ATGCGTAGAGACGTTCTGTTATTGCTGTGTTCATTTTATCTGTTACCTCTGGGCGCACATGCCGATGATAGCGGACTGAGCGCCAAAGATATTAAGACGCTGTTTTTCGGCCATGATGACCGAAAAGCGGTGAGCCACCCCGAGGAAAGCCCGTGGGATGCGATCGGCCAACTGGAAACCGCCAGCGGCAATCTGTGCACAGCGACGCTTATCTCCCCTCACCTGGCGCTGACCGCTGGCCACTGTCTGTTGACGCCTCCGCGCGGCAAACCGGACAAAGCGGTTGCTCTGCGCTTTATTTCGCGCAAGGGCGGCTGGGTATATGAAATTCACGGCATTGAAGGGCGAGTGGATCCGGCCTTAGGTAAGCGCCTGAAGGCCGATGGCGATGGCTGGATCGTGCCCTCCGCCGCGGCGCCGTCAGATTTTGGCCTGATCGTACTGCGCTATGCTCCCTCGGGCATCACGCCGATCCCACTCTTCCCGGGTAGCAAGGCCGATCTCACCGCTGCGCTGAAGGCAGCGGACCGTAAAGTGACCCAATCGGGATATCCGGAGGATCATCTGGATAATCTGTACAGCCATCAGGATTGCATCGTGACCGGCTGGGCGCAAAACAGCGTGCTGTCGCATCAGTGCGATACGCTGCCAGGTGACAGCGGGTCGCCGCTGCTGTTGAAAACGGAGGACGGCTGGCAAGTGATCGCCGTGCAAAGCTCCGCTCCCGGTCCGCAGGATCGCTGGCGGGCTGACAACCGCGCCATTTCGGTTACCGGCTTTCGCGATAAGCTGGAAGCACTGGCCGGAGAGTAA
- a CDS encoding putative bifunctional diguanylate cyclase/phosphodiesterase has product MFTAFGWRKIPSARTLSIMIFLAGLGLTASVISLLYLSQHLIASKSNEIDQQRSVLSVEGAVQTSVNRVLSLVLDNAIWDDAVTQTYAPSLDQKWLYDSWGSGFKINNLYDGTFVLDEHYRILWGAFQSQVLPRTDLSFLGSGLTSLIRSHAQALREGKNAFAGITRTEAGIAFVGIGLIRPTTGRLQVFDATRRYLVITRHINPQLLERLGDTFQIRHLHLAEGPGAYRIPLRTQADEVLGYLAWQPRLPGAEAAQASSGSMGLIAGVAASLILLFILFSSLGMYKLARGERQAREIAMIDWLSRLPNRRALLLRLSQVCETGKHDIQCVVFIDLDGFKDVNDNYGHDVGDALIRHIASALQTRVPTGAMLARMGGDEFAMAVSGAKAIDRAAAFAWAALELLKAPVTLSKRKIYIGASIGIASGAPAECSSTELFRRADIAMYHAKKSGKGRTAWYDDALDAVRRHQLMIENGIRQGLEQDEFEVWYQPVVDADTLAMTGVEALLRWPRRPQGALAPDAFIAIAESSGLIDALGQFVLQRACSDLQPVDDLLLSVNISPAQFRDPAFENRVMKTVAACRFPPSRLQVEVTESYVLENPERSQAVVENLKAQGIAVALDDFGTGYSSIGYLRRFRFDSLKIDKSLAGRVDSDEQAAEMVRGTVRIARALGMTVVAEGVEDLQQLTLLRRAGCDRLQGYYFSKPMPIADLLQRRQSQG; this is encoded by the coding sequence ATGTTCACTGCTTTCGGCTGGCGGAAAATTCCTTCCGCCAGGACGTTGTCAATAATGATATTCCTCGCCGGCCTTGGACTTACCGCGTCGGTCATTTCTCTGCTGTATCTCTCACAACACCTGATTGCCAGCAAATCTAATGAAATCGATCAGCAGCGTTCGGTGCTGTCGGTGGAAGGGGCGGTACAGACCTCGGTCAATCGGGTGCTGTCGCTGGTGCTGGACAATGCCATCTGGGATGACGCGGTAACGCAGACCTACGCCCCGTCACTCGATCAGAAATGGCTGTACGATTCCTGGGGATCAGGCTTCAAAATCAATAACCTGTACGATGGCACCTTTGTCCTCGATGAACATTATCGTATCCTGTGGGGCGCCTTTCAGAGCCAGGTGCTGCCCCGGACTGACCTCTCATTTCTAGGGTCTGGCCTGACCAGTCTGATCCGCTCTCACGCACAGGCATTGCGTGAGGGAAAAAATGCCTTTGCCGGCATCACGCGCACGGAGGCCGGGATCGCCTTTGTCGGCATCGGCCTGATACGCCCAACGACAGGTCGGCTTCAGGTATTTGATGCGACGCGGCGCTATCTGGTGATAACCCGGCATATCAACCCCCAACTGCTGGAGCGCCTGGGTGACACCTTTCAGATTCGTCATCTGCATCTCGCCGAGGGTCCTGGCGCCTACCGTATTCCGCTGCGAACGCAGGCGGATGAGGTGCTGGGATACCTGGCCTGGCAGCCGCGCCTGCCTGGCGCTGAAGCGGCGCAGGCCTCGTCAGGCAGCATGGGACTGATCGCCGGGGTGGCGGCCAGCCTGATCCTGCTGTTTATCCTTTTTAGCAGTTTGGGCATGTATAAGCTGGCGCGCGGGGAGCGTCAGGCGCGGGAGATAGCCATGATTGACTGGCTGAGCCGTCTGCCTAACCGGCGAGCGCTTCTGCTGCGGTTAAGCCAGGTATGCGAGACGGGGAAACACGATATTCAGTGCGTGGTGTTTATCGATCTGGATGGTTTTAAGGACGTCAATGATAACTATGGTCATGATGTCGGCGACGCCCTGATCCGCCATATCGCCAGCGCCCTACAGACGCGGGTACCGACGGGGGCCATGCTGGCGCGGATGGGCGGGGATGAGTTCGCCATGGCGGTGAGCGGCGCAAAGGCGATTGACCGGGCGGCGGCGTTCGCCTGGGCAGCGCTGGAGCTGCTGAAAGCGCCAGTGACGCTCAGCAAACGCAAAATTTATATCGGCGCCAGCATTGGCATCGCCAGCGGCGCCCCGGCGGAATGTTCCAGTACCGAGCTGTTTCGCCGGGCCGACATCGCCATGTACCACGCCAAGAAGAGCGGGAAGGGGCGGACGGCCTGGTATGACGATGCGCTGGATGCTGTGCGGCGTCATCAACTGATGATTGAGAACGGCATCCGCCAGGGGCTGGAGCAGGATGAATTTGAGGTCTGGTATCAGCCGGTGGTCGATGCCGATACCCTGGCGATGACCGGCGTGGAGGCGCTACTGCGCTGGCCGCGACGCCCGCAGGGGGCGCTGGCGCCGGATGCGTTTATTGCCATCGCCGAGAGCAGCGGCCTGATTGATGCCCTCGGGCAGTTCGTTCTGCAACGCGCCTGCAGCGACCTGCAGCCGGTGGACGATCTCCTTTTGTCGGTGAACATCTCGCCGGCGCAATTTCGCGACCCGGCTTTTGAAAACCGGGTGATGAAGACCGTCGCGGCCTGCCGCTTTCCGCCGTCGCGCCTGCAGGTGGAGGTGACGGAGAGCTATGTGCTGGAAAATCCGGAACGTTCGCAGGCGGTGGTGGAGAATCTGAAGGCCCAGGGTATTGCCGTGGCGCTGGACGATTTTGGCACTGGCTACTCAAGTATTGGCTATTTACGCCGCTTTCGCTTTGATAGCCTGAAGATCGACAAATCTCTCGCCGGGCGGGTGGACAGCGATGAACAGGCGGCGGAGATGGTGCGCGGGACGGTGCGCATTGCCCGCGCGCTGGGGATGACGGTCGTGGCGGAGGGGGTTGAGGATCTGCAGCAGCTGACGCTGCTGCGGCGGGCCGGCTGCGACCGGCTTCAGGGGTACTATTTCAGTAAACCGATGCCGATCGCCGATCTGCTGCAGCGGCGTCAGTCGCAGGGGTGA